One segment of Desmodus rotundus isolate HL8 chromosome 6, HLdesRot8A.1, whole genome shotgun sequence DNA contains the following:
- the LOC112308377 gene encoding olfactory receptor 2A7-like: MRRPFPHLVTDTLLFISVFLLDPSHIQLVFSFLAVRLWKMGGNQTSVTEFLLLGFPLSPRMQVLLFGLFSLLYAFTLLGNGVILGLISLDSRLHTPMYFFLSHLATVDIAYACNTVPQMLVNLLSPAQPISFAGCMTQTFLFLTFAHTECLLLVVMSYDRYVAICRPLQYSTIMSWRVCITLAVTSWTLGILLALVHLVLLLPLPFCGPQKVNHFFCEILALLKLACADTHFNEVMVLAGAVSVLVGPLSAIVVSYSHILRAVLKIQSMEGRRKAFSTCSSHLCVVGLFYGTAIITYVGPQHGNPQEQKKYLLLFHSLFNPMLNPLIYSLRNREVSAALRRRLGKERPS, encoded by the exons ATGAGACGGCCGTTTCCACACCTAGTCACAGATACTCTTCTCTTCATTAGTGTGTTTTTGCTCGACCCAAGTCACATTCAGCTGGTCTTTTCGTTTCTGGCTGTGAGGCTGTG GAAGATGGGGGGCAACCAGACTTCTGTCACAGAGTTCCTCCTGCTGGGATTCCCGCTGAGCCCAAGGATGCAGGTGCTCCTGTTTGGGCTCTTCTCCCTGTTGTACGCCTTCACCCTGCTGGGCAACGGGGTCATCCTGGGGCTCATCTCCCTGGACTCCCGGCTgcacacccccatgtacttcttcctctcccacctggccACTGTGGACATAGCCTATGCCTGCAACACGGTGCCCCAGATGCTGGTCAACCtcctgagcccagcccagcccatctCCTTTGCTGGCTGCATGACACAGACCTTTCTCTTCTTGACTTTTGCTCACACCGAATGTCTTCTCCTGGTGGTGATGTCCTATGATCGGTACGTGGCCATCTGCCGTCCCCTTCAGTATTCCACCATCATGAGCTGGAGAGTCTGTATCACCCTGGCAGTGACTTCCTGGACACTGGGGATCCTCCTGGCCCTAGTACATCTGGTGTTGCTCTTACCATTGCCCTTCTGTGGGCCCCAGAAAGtgaatcactttttctgtgaGATTCTAGCCCTTCTCAAACTCGCCTGTGCAGATACGCACTTTAATGAAGTCATGGTTTTGGCTGGGGCAGTGTCTGTGCTGGTGGGACCACTGTCCGCAATTGTGGTCTCCTACAGTCACATTCTACGTGCCGTCCTGAAGATCCAGTCCATGGAGGGGCGCCGGAAAGCTttctccacctgctcctcccacctctgcGTGGTGGGGCTCTTTTATGGCACAGCCATTATCACGTATGTTGGACCCCAACATGGGAACCCCCAGGAGCAGAAGAAATACCTCCTCCTGTTTCACAGCCTTTTCAATCCCATGCTGAATCCCCTGATCTATagtctgaggaacagagaagtgAGCGCTGCTCTgagaaggaggctgggaaaggagAGACCTTCATGA